CCGGCTACCGTTTGATCCTCAATAATGTTCTTTTCCCGGCTGCTGAGAAGAAGGAGAAGAAGACCTGAGTGGTCAGGGAAGATATGATTGCAGTAGAACAAATCCTGAACAGTCATCCCGATGAAAAATAAAAAAGCGGTTTTCTCCTGGTGTCTTTACGATTGGGCAAACTCTGCTTTTGCTCTTTCAGTGATGGCCGGTTTTTTCCCGGTTTTCTTCAAAAGCTACTGGTGCTCCGGAGTGGATCCTACTGTGTCCACTGCCCGTCTGGGATTTGCAAATGCTGTTGCAGGCCTCCTGGTTGCAATACTTTCGCCTTTTCTGGGTGCGCTCGCAGATGCAGGGAGGGCGAAAAAGAGGTTTCTTGGTACTTTTGTGGTGCTTGGGGTGAGTGCGACCGGAGCGCTTTTCATGATTGGACAGGGCAATTGGGCACCGGCTCTTGCAGTCTTTGTAATTGCCAGTGTGGGATTCAACTGTGCCAACCTTTTCTATGATTCCCTCCTTATCGATGTTACCGAGAGAGAACAGATGGACATGGTATCCTCTATGGGTTATTCATTTGGTTATCTGGGCTGCGGCCTCCTTTTCCTTCTAAATGTATTTATGGTGCAGAA
The Fibrobacter sp. genome window above contains:
- a CDS encoding MFS transporter, which produces MKNKKAVFSWCLYDWANSAFALSVMAGFFPVFFKSYWCSGVDPTVSTARLGFANAVAGLLVAILSPFLGALADAGRAKKRFLGTFVVLGVSATGALFMIGQGNWAPALAVFVIASVGFNCANLFYDSLLIDVTEREQMDMVSSMGYSFGYLGCGLLFLLNVFMVQKPAFFGLAGMVEAVKVSFLMASVWWMLFSVPMFMYVKEPMFAGVRGISGIILESLKRLRATSVKIVKNKPLLLFLVAYWMYIDGVHTFVLMAVDFGMA